A DNA window from Fibrobacter sp. UWB4 contains the following coding sequences:
- the fabG gene encoding 3-oxoacyl-[acyl-carrier-protein] reductase, translated as MPTKSIVTGASRGIGLAIARELAARGSDVVLISRGGCPEQAEAIAKEFGVKTFTFACDVSNSESVKDAFKQAIDALGGVDCLVNNAGITRDGLVLRMKDEDFDNVIATDLRSTFLCTRAVLRTMMGARKGSIVNIASLNGIRTQAGQANYAAAKAGVIGMTKSNSMEFGSRGITVNAVAPGFIDTDMTAAMSEETRAKYAAQIPLGRLGQPEDVAKAVAFLASDDAKYITGQVIGVDGGLNA; from the coding sequence ATGCCTACGAAGTCTATTGTGACTGGCGCTTCTCGTGGTATCGGTCTTGCCATTGCAAGGGAACTTGCGGCTCGCGGTTCTGATGTTGTGCTTATTTCCCGCGGCGGCTGCCCGGAACAGGCCGAAGCGATTGCCAAGGAATTCGGCGTCAAGACGTTCACGTTCGCATGCGACGTGAGCAACTCCGAATCCGTGAAGGACGCTTTCAAACAAGCTATCGACGCACTGGGTGGCGTGGACTGCCTCGTGAACAACGCTGGCATCACCCGTGACGGCCTCGTACTTCGCATGAAGGACGAAGATTTCGATAATGTTATCGCAACGGACCTCCGCTCGACGTTCCTCTGCACCAGAGCCGTCCTCAGGACGATGATGGGCGCCCGCAAAGGCAGCATCGTGAACATTGCAAGCTTGAACGGTATCAGAACTCAGGCCGGCCAGGCCAACTACGCCGCTGCAAAGGCTGGCGTGATCGGCATGACCAAGTCCAACTCCATGGAATTCGGCTCTCGCGGCATTACCGTGAACGCTGTCGCTCCGGGATTTATCGATACGGACATGACCGCCGCCATGAGCGAAGAGACCCGTGCAAAATATGCCGCCCAGATTCCGCTTGGCCGCCTCGGTCAGCCGGAAGATGTCGCCAAGGCTGTAGCATTTTTAGCATCCGACGATGCCAAATACATTACCGGACAGGTAATTGGTGTCGATGGGGGCTTGAACGCTTAA
- the acpP gene encoding acyl carrier protein encodes MNEEIFKKVTDVIVAKLEVKAEDVKPESEFGNDLGADSLDRVELVMALEDEFDVEILDSDAEKFQKVSDVVAFLEAHKK; translated from the coding sequence ATGAACGAAGAAATTTTCAAGAAGGTCACGGACGTGATCGTTGCTAAGTTGGAAGTCAAGGCTGAAGATGTCAAGCCCGAATCTGAATTCGGTAATGACCTCGGTGCTGACTCCCTGGACCGTGTTGAACTCGTGATGGCCCTCGAAGACGAATTCGATGTCGAAATCCTCGATTCCGACGCTGAAAAGTTCCAGAAGGTTTCTGACGTTGTTGCTTTCCTCGAAGCACACAAGAAGTAA
- the rnc gene encoding ribonuclease III, whose protein sequence is MEDQNLLHKILKLWFRQKSGDGLEAKLGYRFRDPELLAHALVHRSFLVGKDVPYASNNERLEFLGDSVLNMLTTEYLYRTYPSDPEGELSKRKSAIVSGHACAQSSKEWDLSEYVKIGKSEAKMGGRGKESILADAYEAVLGAVYLDGGLEEVRAILNKFHFPRVQEIISATDFVNYKSELLEFCQGKLRCSPEYVIVGEEGPEHQKVFTVEVVVNGKSYARGQGPNKKKAEQEASRLSLETLKAEAAEAEAKKAAAPKVKQPAHHIGLP, encoded by the coding sequence TTGGAAGATCAAAACCTGCTCCACAAGATTCTAAAACTCTGGTTTCGCCAGAAGTCCGGTGACGGGCTTGAGGCTAAGCTTGGGTACAGATTCCGCGATCCAGAACTGCTGGCTCATGCACTCGTCCACCGTTCGTTCCTCGTCGGGAAAGACGTCCCGTACGCAAGCAACAACGAGCGCCTGGAGTTCCTCGGCGATTCCGTCCTCAACATGCTTACGACGGAATATTTATACAGGACGTATCCGAGCGATCCGGAGGGCGAACTCTCCAAGCGCAAGAGCGCGATTGTCTCGGGGCATGCCTGCGCCCAGTCGTCCAAGGAATGGGACTTGAGCGAATACGTGAAAATCGGAAAATCCGAAGCCAAGATGGGCGGTCGCGGCAAGGAAAGCATTCTCGCTGATGCCTATGAAGCTGTGCTTGGTGCCGTCTATCTCGACGGCGGCCTCGAAGAGGTCCGTGCCATTTTGAATAAGTTCCATTTCCCGCGCGTACAGGAAATCATCAGTGCGACCGACTTCGTGAACTACAAGAGCGAACTTCTGGAATTTTGCCAGGGCAAGTTGCGCTGCTCTCCGGAGTACGTGATTGTTGGCGAAGAAGGCCCGGAACACCAGAAGGTGTTTACGGTCGAAGTGGTCGTGAACGGCAAATCATATGCCCGCGGTCAAGGCCCGAACAAGAAGAAGGCCGAACAGGAAGCTTCCCGCTTGTCGCTTGAAACGCTCAAGGCAGAAGCCGCCGAAGCCGAAGCAAAAAAAGCAGCAGCACCCAAAGTCAAACAACCCGCACACCATATCGGATTGCCGTGA
- a CDS encoding extracellular solute-binding protein, whose protein sequence is MKTFSLRSLLAVPMAAALAFALVACNESGDSKSSQSSKKGTVVSEADCPILPIDSTATGEFDPIASKDARACGSITLWGSAMPKSFNMWEDYNSFSAELMNMMFEPLVSLHTTEDREVGILADKWEVSEDGRTFTFHVDPRAKWSDGKSITAEDVQFYYDVIMDEKNLTPIFKVGLSRFERPEVVDSLTVRMTAKESHWGNFWEAAGMLAFPKHVWGGKDFNKIRYEFPVVSGPYIIKTFREDRFVELQRRSDWWGFKKNWNHGKYNFQKIRYRFMNDQTKALEAFKKQDFNAYAIYTSSIWMKQTDFDAVKKGWAVKQRIYNKEPIGFQGMAINLRKPQFQDVRVRRALSYLLNREAMNEKYMYGQYFLLNSYYPDLWANNQNPTAPVYSYNPEKARALFAEAGYKVNGEGVLEKDGKPFAINFITSQEDLRHLTLFQEDLKKVGVVATIEQMSQSTLRKRLDDADFDLYWVNWGAGRLRDPEASWISTTAMQKGTNNLSGVQDPIVDSLINLQKTEFDLAKRNEILKALDNRLAEIVPYVLMWQCDHHRILYWNRYGTPEKILDQFNREDAIPVYWWVDPVKSAALDKAMKSGESLPIPPFDIR, encoded by the coding sequence ATGAAAACTTTCTCCCTCCGCTCTTTACTTGCCGTTCCGATGGCGGCTGCTCTTGCTTTTGCTCTTGTTGCCTGCAATGAATCCGGCGATTCCAAATCCAGCCAATCTTCGAAAAAAGGCACCGTCGTTTCTGAAGCCGATTGCCCGATTCTCCCGATTGATTCTACCGCGACCGGCGAGTTCGACCCGATTGCCTCCAAGGATGCCCGCGCCTGCGGTTCCATCACGCTTTGGGGTTCCGCCATGCCGAAGTCTTTCAACATGTGGGAAGACTATAACAGCTTCTCTGCCGAACTCATGAACATGATGTTCGAACCGCTCGTGAGCCTGCATACCACTGAAGATCGTGAAGTCGGTATCCTCGCCGACAAGTGGGAAGTCTCCGAAGACGGCAGAACGTTCACATTCCATGTGGACCCGCGCGCGAAGTGGAGCGACGGCAAGTCGATTACCGCCGAAGATGTGCAGTTCTACTACGATGTCATCATGGACGAGAAAAACCTCACGCCGATTTTCAAGGTGGGCCTGAGCCGCTTTGAACGCCCGGAAGTCGTCGATAGCTTGACGGTCCGCATGACCGCGAAGGAATCGCATTGGGGCAACTTCTGGGAAGCCGCCGGCATGCTCGCATTCCCGAAGCACGTGTGGGGAGGCAAGGACTTCAACAAGATTCGTTACGAATTCCCGGTGGTCTCTGGCCCGTACATCATCAAGACGTTCCGTGAGGATCGCTTTGTCGAACTCCAGCGCCGTAGCGACTGGTGGGGCTTCAAGAAAAATTGGAACCACGGCAAGTACAACTTCCAGAAAATCCGCTACCGCTTCATGAACGACCAGACGAAGGCGCTCGAAGCGTTCAAGAAGCAGGACTTCAACGCTTACGCCATTTACACGAGCAGCATCTGGATGAAACAGACCGATTTTGATGCTGTCAAGAAGGGCTGGGCTGTCAAGCAGCGCATCTACAACAAGGAACCGATTGGCTTCCAGGGCATGGCAATCAACCTCCGCAAGCCGCAGTTCCAGGATGTCCGCGTCCGTCGCGCACTTTCGTACCTCTTGAACCGTGAAGCGATGAACGAAAAGTACATGTACGGCCAGTACTTCCTCCTCAATAGCTACTATCCGGATCTCTGGGCGAATAACCAGAACCCGACAGCACCTGTCTACAGCTACAATCCCGAAAAGGCTCGTGCGCTCTTTGCTGAAGCGGGCTACAAGGTGAATGGGGAAGGCGTTCTCGAGAAAGACGGCAAGCCGTTTGCCATCAACTTCATCACGAGCCAGGAGGACTTGCGTCACCTCACGCTTTTCCAGGAAGACTTGAAGAAGGTCGGCGTCGTGGCGACCATCGAACAGATGAGCCAGAGCACGCTCCGCAAGCGCTTGGACGATGCCGACTTTGACCTTTACTGGGTGAACTGGGGCGCTGGCCGCCTCCGCGACCCGGAAGCAAGCTGGATCTCTACGACCGCTATGCAGAAAGGAACGAACAATCTCTCCGGCGTTCAAGACCCCATTGTCGATAGCCTCATCAATTTGCAGAAGACGGAATTTGACCTCGCAAAGCGCAACGAAATCCTCAAGGCGCTTGACAACCGCCTTGCCGAAATCGTCCCGTACGTGCTCATGTGGCAATGCGACCACCACCGTATCCTCTACTGGAACCGTTACGGCACCCCCGAAAAGATTCTCGACCAGTTCAACCGCGAAGATGCAATTCCCGTTTACTGGTGGGTCGATCCGGTCAAGTCCGCAGCGCTTGACAAGGCGATGAAATCCGGTGAATCGCTCCCGATTCCGCCGTTCGATATCCGCTAA